CCGGCACGGTGCTCGCCGAGGTCACGGCGGACGGCCCGACCGATGCGGCGCTGCGCGCGGCCCTGACCGCGGGGGTCGAGCGGAGCTTCGTCCAAGACCCCGAACTGCCGTTCCGGCTCCTCGCCGACATCGCGCTGCGCGCCCTGTCCCCGGCGGTGAACGATCCGGCCACGGCGGTGGAGGCCCTGGACCGGCTCGAAGACCTGCTGACCCGTCTCGCCGGCCGGGATCTGGAGATCGGCGGGTTCGACGACCCCGCCGGACGGCTGAGGGTGAGCGTCCCGGTACCCGACTGGGACCACTACGTCCGCACCGCCGTCGACGACGTGCTCTTCGCCACCGCCGGATCCCCGATGGCCCTGCGCAGGATGCGCGACCTGCTGCACGGGCTCTCGGAGCGGGTCCCCGAGCACCGACGTGCCGTCCTGCGCGACCGACTCCAGTGGGTCGAGCGAACCGGCAGCGAGGCGTACCCGCTCGTCTGGACCCCCGCCGAACCCTCCTAGAACCTGTCGTCAGGGCCTCGCCCCCACGCGCTCGCCCCCACCGCTGTCAGCCGTCACCCGGTCCGGTACGCGGCTACTCGGCCCAGTACGCGGCCCGCACCTCCCCCTCCGCGAAGTCCCGACGCGGCAGACGCAGACCGAGGGACTCCTCCAAGGCGTGGAAGTACAACTCGAACGTGTTGGTCAGTTCGGGGTGGTCCAGCTCGGCACGGCGCAGGGCCCGGTTGAGGAAATCCAACTCGCCGCCCGGCGGGTACGGGGGGTGGCCGTGCTCGTACCAGATCAGCTCCAGCACGCCGTCGTCGTCGCCCACACGGCGGCCGTTGCGTATGTAGTCGAAGGTGTAGATGGCCTTCGCGGAGGTGGCGCTCAGCCACACGCTCTCCTCGATCCCGAGCGCCGCGTACGCCTCCTTGTCCGCGAAGGACCCCGGGGGCGTGTCGTGGTGCAGCAGGAACGTCCACCCGCCCGCCTGCCCGAAACAGCAGCTCTCCCATCCACGGTCCCGGTGGGTCCTGCCGTCGTCCACGGCCCCGAGGTCCTTCAGGCGCGTACCGGCCGCGACCTGAGCAGGATCGGCCCCGTACAGCAGGGCCAGCCGCCCGGCGTCGACGGTCCGCCCGGGAGCCGCGCGGAAGAAGGCGAGCGTGGTGTACGGATCCTGCTCACGCCAGGACCCCGCTATCCAGGCGAACCCCTCCAGCGGATCCCGTCCGCACGGCTCGACCGCCCCCGTGTCGTCCGGGCCGCCGGCGCGGAACCGTCTGCCCCACGCCGGATCGATCCGGTCCAGCGCGTCGGCCACCTCTGCCAGGCTGCCGCCACGCCGACGCATCGCGGCCTCGCCGATCAGGTAAAGCACCTGTTCGAGGTCGCGGGTGGCGAAGAGCGCCCGGTCGGGACCGTCACGGCCACGTACCGTGCCGTTCTCGTCCAGCAGCAGGCACAGGCCGCCGTCCTGCGCCTCCTCGGCGCGCTCGGCCCGATCCTCCAGCTCGTCGTCCGAGGACACCACGGGCGGCAGCCCGACTCCGTCGAGCAAGGTGTGCCGGGAGGCCCTGCGCTGCCAGGCCTCCGCAAGTGTCCGCTCGGTGATCTCCATGGTGCCAAGGTAAAAGGCGGCACTGACAACCGGCCGACCCCGCCGCCCGGTTCACCGCTCGTCTGGCCGGCCGACGGAGGCCGGCCGGACCGCCCTGCGTCGGCCGGCCGGACGCCGGGGTCACCGCCGTGATGCCGTCGTCAGCACTTGAGACGGGTCGTCGCCGCGCTCGTGGCCTCGTCCAGCTTCTGGATCTGCGGCTGGAGCTGGGTCATCGCGTTCTGGCCCGTGGTGTCGCCCGGCAGGGACTCGTACGACTTCTTCAGGTCCTCGGCGGCGCTCTTGATGGCCGAGGCCTCGGCTTCCTTGAGTTGCTTCGTGTTCTCCTTGACGTTGTTCCAGTCGTCCTGGACGGCCTGAACGGCGTCCTTGATCTGGTCCTTGGTCGCGGACGACGGGTTGAGCGCTTTGAGTTTGGCGTTGTCGGCCTTGAGCCCGGTGAGATTGCTGCACAGCTCACTCGCGGCCTTGGTGGCCTCCTCCGCGGGGGAGCTGCTGTCGTCGGAGCAGGCGGTGAGACCGAAGACCGCGGTGGCGCAGAGTACGCCGATCACGGGAAGACGCTTCATGGGAACTCCTCAAGCGAGATGGCGCCGGTACGGATCCACACGGAACCCATCACCACATACACACGCCAGAACACCTTCCGCACCCGGACACTCGCCCATTCGGCTCCCGCACGAACCCCATGTGGTCCGGCCCGGCCGGCTCGACCCGAAGTTCGACCCGGGGCACGAGCGGAGGGCCGGTCGGGATCCGCACGGGAGCCCGACCGTGGCGCCCCGATCGTCCCCGCTCTGCGGCATGATGACCGCCGTGAACACCGAGATGCCGATGGACGGTCGAACCGCAGCACGAGGCGGCGGATGACGGTCGGCGCCGCGGGAGGTCGCCGGGACGTTGGCGGGAGGTCGGCGCCGGGAGCGCGACGCCCGGGACGGCCTGGCAGCCGCCCCGGCGAGCCCGGCGGCGACGGCGGACGCTCCGTGCCGATCGCCGACCACCGACCACCGATCGCCGACCACCGACCTTCCGGATCGCGCCGCAGGGGAGCGCAGCCCGGGTGTCGGACGTTGGACCGTCGAAGGGAACGATCTCGTTGGACACACCGCACCACCCGAACGATGAGGAGGACCGATGAGCACGGCCGATGAGGGACGGCAGTGGCCGGACGAGGCCAGTGTCGACAACGCGAGGACGACGCTGCTGCAGCTCCTCGCGCGGGCGGGGGTCCCTTCCGGCGACGCACGGGAACTGATCGGGCTCCTGGAGGCGGGCGCGCTGGCCCTCGCGCACGAGGAGCTGAGCGGCACCGGCCGCAGCGCGCCGGGGGACAAGGGCGAGGTGTACGAATCGGGCTGGCTCGACGGCGCCCGGGACCTCCTGGAGGAACTCGGCGACGTCGCCGAGCGGACCCTGCTCCGGGTCGTGGGGCCCGACGGGCTGCCGGCCCAGGCCGAGGAACGCCCACGGCCTGGGCGCATGGAGGTGGAACGGGCGCGGGTGGCGCTCACCCCCCTGTACCTGTCGTACACCGCGGTCTCCGAGCTGGACCCGGAGGTCACCGACGACGTGCTCGCCGCCGTACTCGCCACGATGACCCCCCGCCATCGCGCCGCGTACGCCGGGCGCCTGACGGCATTCGTCGCGGCCCACCGGGCCCGGCTGGAGAGACTGTTCGCGGCGTTCGGGCCCGGCAGCGCCATCACGGTGCACGGCCGCTACTCGCTCGTCCACTCCGTCACCAGCATCGCCGTACTGGAACGGCTCGTCGTCGCCCCGCAGGCGCTGCGGGAGGAGTGGGACGCCGCGGAGCTGCCGCCCGCGTGGCTGGACGGTCTGACGACCGCCTGGAACGCCCCGACCTGAGCGGCGCCCCCGGCGCGGACGCCGGCGCCCCGGCCCGACGGCTCGTTCGGGTGCTCACTCGGGTGCTCGTTCGGGTGCCCGTTCCGCTGCCTGTTCGGGCGCACCGCGAGGGCCGGGCCAGGGCAGACGTACGGGCGACGGTCAGCCGAACGCCCGAACGCCCGAACGCCCGAACGCCCGGTCGACGGTCAGGCGCGGCAGCGCAGCATCTCCAGCGGGGGATTGGCGTGGAAGTCCGCCCAGAAGTCCGCACCGAACTCGCGCACCCCGGACTCCGACACCGTCACCGGGACCCAGGTCACCTCGCTGAATCCGGCCGCCCTCAGGCACTTCTCGTAGACCTCCCGGCGCGGGAGGTTGGCGACGAACGAGACGGGCGGGTCGAGCAGTGCCGTGGTCCGCACCTGCCGGCCGGTCTCGACCTCCTTGCCGGTCAGCTCGGTGTGGAAGCCGTACCTGTCCGGCGGCGGCCCGTCGAAGCGGAAGTCGGGCGACTGGTTGAGCCCGAAGAACTCGCCGCCGGGCTTCAGACTCCGGTACGCGTTGCGGCACATCCGCTCCGTGGTGGCGATGTCCGGTGCGTAGTTGAGCAGTTGGACGGCGAGGATGATGTCGAAGCTCGCGTCGAAGGTCCGCAGGTCGGCCACGTCACCGACCTCGTAACGCACACCCAGTGGATCGCTCTCCTCCAACTGCTGTGCCACGGAGACCATTTCGCCGGAGATGTCGATTCCGAGCACTTCCGAGGCGCCACGCCGCCTGAACTCCCTGCTGTAGAAGCCCGTGCCGGAAGCCAGGTCGAGGACCGACTTGCCGCGCACGTCCCCGACCATGGCCAGGAAACCGGGCACCACCGCGTACTGCTCCAGCGGCAGGGCCTTGAAGCCCTCGTACGCCTCACCGATCTGGTCGTACTGTTGTGTGCTCACAGTGACGTCATCCCCCCACACTTCGTCATGCGTTCGTTCGCGGGCCACCCCCGTACCGGGCCACCCCCGCGGCTCTGGCGGGAAGTCTTGCGCACCCCGACAGAGCGTCCGTACTGGCAGAAACCACAAGATGCGGGCATCGTCCCGGTCTGACGAACGGACAGACATCCCCGTCGTCACCGGCCCCGTGGGCGCGGCGTTCGGTGGATCAGTGCTTGAAGGTGTCCTTGACCTTCTCCTTGGCCTGGCGGGCATCGCCTTTGGCTGGAGAAAGTCGGGGTGTGAGACCGGGGATCACGGGCAGTAGGCGCTTCGGAGGTTGATAATCATGGTTCCCCTGCTTCTTGTTCTTCTGCTCGCTCTGATTCTCTTTGGTGCCGGTTTCGCGGTGAAGATCCTTTGGTGGGTCGCGATCGCGGTACTGGTGCTGTGGCTGATCGGGTTCATTGCCCGCCCGAAGGGCAGTAGTGGCCGCTGGTACCGCTGGTAGCCGGCCGGCATCTCACAGTGGTGTGGCGGTGGCCCGTCCCGATTCCGGGGCGGGCCACCGCCGTGCTGTCGACTGCTGCGGGAAATTGGTTTCCCCATGTCGGGTGAAGTCGGATATCGAGGGCATGAGAACCCTTGCCGGGGCGGTTGCCGCGATGCAGCAAGGAACCCGCCTCCAGGGAAGCAGTAGCCGTCCCGGCCCGGCCGGGCCTGCGTCCGTGCGCATTCCGAGCGGTCCCGCCACGGCGAACGCGGTGGAGGGGCGGCCCCTTGCGGGAACCGCCCCTCCACCGCGTTCGCCGTGGTGTCAGTCCTTGAGGACGTCCTTCACCTTTTCCTTGGCCTGGCGGGCATCGCCCTTGGCCTGCTCGGCGCGACCTTCGGCAGTGAGGCGTTCATTGCCGACGAGGCGGCCCGCGGTTTCCTTGACCTTGCCCTTGGCCTGCTCGGTCTTGGCCTGGGTCTTCTCTTCACCGGACACGGTCATCACTTCCAAGCGGTAGAGAAAGCTTACGCAGGAGCGTCTGCCCACTTCTGCTGAGACAAACGTGCCGACGGGGGTCCCCTGGCAAACGAGACGTGTTGGAAAGGGTGTACGGCTTCCCGCCTGGGCGGATAAGAAACGCTTAAATAAGAACGCATGCGCGGGGATCGCCAGGGCAGAAGACGCTTCGGAGGTTGATAACTATGGTTCCCCTGCTTCTTGTTCTTCTGCTCGCTCTGATCCTTTTCGGTGCCGGTTTCGCGGTGAAGATCCTTTGGTGGGTCGCGATCGCCGTGCTGGTGCTGTGGCTGATCGGATTCGTCGCCCGTCCCAAGGGAGGCAGCGGCCGCTGGTACCGCTGGTAGCGGCTC
Above is a window of Streptomyces sp. NBC_01426 DNA encoding:
- a CDS encoding hydrophobic protein; the protein is MVPLLLVLLLALILFGAGFAVKILWWVAIAVLVLWLIGFIARPKGSSGRWYRW
- a CDS encoding class I SAM-dependent methyltransferase, whose amino-acid sequence is MSTQQYDQIGEAYEGFKALPLEQYAVVPGFLAMVGDVRGKSVLDLASGTGFYSREFRRRGASEVLGIDISGEMVSVAQQLEESDPLGVRYEVGDVADLRTFDASFDIILAVQLLNYAPDIATTERMCRNAYRSLKPGGEFFGLNQSPDFRFDGPPPDRYGFHTELTGKEVETGRQVRTTALLDPPVSFVANLPRREVYEKCLRAAGFSEVTWVPVTVSESGVREFGADFWADFHANPPLEMLRCRA
- a CDS encoding CsbD family protein, which produces MTVSGEEKTQAKTEQAKGKVKETAGRLVGNERLTAEGRAEQAKGDARQAKEKVKDVLKD